The proteins below come from a single Crossiella sp. CA-258035 genomic window:
- a CDS encoding 2-dehydropantoate 2-reductase translates to MRIAVLGAGAIGAYVGAALHRAGAQVHLIARGAHLSAIREAGVRVLSDRGDFHATPHATDDPAEVGPVDHIFLGLKANSYAAAGRMIEPLLHERTTIIAAQNGIPWWYFHGLPGPFENHRINSVDPDGAVSAALPVQRAIGCVVYAATEIEAPGVIRHLEGTRFSIGEPDRSISARCLEFSTAMIEGGLKCPVEADLRRDIWLKLMGNIAFNPISALTRSTMAAICRHHDARRLVVSMMRETLEVARRLGSHPEISIERRLAGAEKAGEHKTSTLQDLEKGKPLELDVILAAVVELAELTGAEVPTLRAIHAMADLLNASVTRQPAAVAS, encoded by the coding sequence GTGCGAATCGCTGTTCTTGGTGCCGGCGCCATCGGCGCGTACGTGGGTGCAGCCCTGCACCGCGCCGGAGCGCAGGTTCATCTCATCGCCCGCGGTGCGCACCTCTCGGCAATCCGCGAAGCCGGGGTTCGGGTGCTCTCCGACCGCGGCGACTTCCATGCCACCCCACACGCAACCGATGACCCGGCCGAGGTCGGCCCGGTGGACCACATCTTCCTAGGCCTGAAGGCGAACTCGTACGCCGCCGCGGGCCGGATGATCGAGCCGCTGTTGCACGAACGCACCACCATCATCGCTGCGCAGAACGGGATTCCGTGGTGGTACTTCCACGGTCTGCCCGGCCCCTTCGAGAACCACCGCATCAACAGCGTGGACCCCGACGGCGCGGTCAGCGCCGCGCTCCCGGTCCAGCGGGCCATCGGCTGCGTGGTCTACGCGGCCACCGAGATCGAGGCTCCCGGCGTGATCCGCCACCTGGAGGGCACCCGCTTCTCCATCGGCGAGCCGGACCGGTCGATCTCCGCCCGCTGCCTGGAGTTCTCCACCGCGATGATCGAAGGCGGGCTCAAGTGCCCGGTGGAGGCCGACCTCCGCCGGGACATCTGGCTCAAGCTGATGGGCAACATCGCGTTCAACCCGATCTCCGCGCTGACCCGCTCCACCATGGCCGCCATCTGCCGGCACCACGACGCCAGGCGGCTGGTGGTGTCGATGATGCGGGAGACCCTGGAGGTCGCGCGACGGCTGGGGTCCCACCCCGAGATCTCCATCGAACGACGGCTGGCCGGGGCCGAGAAAGCCGGCGAGCACAAGACCTCCACACTCCAGGACCTGGAGAAGGGCAAGCCCCTGGAGCTGGACGTCATCCTGGCGGCGGTCGTCGAGCTCGCGGAGCTGACTGGCGCTGAAGTTCCCACGCTCAGAGCGATCCACGCGATGGCCGACCTGCTCAACGCATCGGTGACCAGGCAGCCCGCCGCCGTCGCTTCCTGA
- a CDS encoding DUF5107 domain-containing protein, which produces MTTIEQGRLTLPVSAVGPENPLPPLAGLPDGPGAVDLSEVPADLAAAAAYGHVRGMLPYLTQDSYRRAPEESTVDTVVLDNGLLRASFVPALGGRLWSLVDLAEDRELLHVPRLLQPANLALRNAWFAGGVEWNIGTRGHSPFTCAPLHAAQVRGPGGVPALRMWEFERLRGLVFQVDAWLAEGSPVLHVGVRVHNPQPHEVPMYWWSNTAVTETPRTRVLAPSTSAFRTHYSGKLSRVDVPVHEGLETTYPAGIPDAADFFHDLPEDLDGRPWIAALDEQGYGLAQASTGRLRGRKLFCWGGSVGGRHWQEWLGGQDTEPYCEIQAGLARTQYEHLPMPAGADWTWVETYGPLRTDPALVHGDWTGAVAEVERALAGTSPADCLRAALHEYTEVTAKLPPVAALHTGSGWGALERHRRAEAGESPLPPEATPFAEGTLGPEQAPWLALLRTGELPEPGPASPPMSYVDGPDWAARLAAAPEHWATAYHRGVLAHGAGALDEAADHYRRSLELSPSPWAARALALVAAEQGELTTAADLLRQALGGAPLIWQLAVETVSALLKAGDPAAALTVLDALAPEVAGHGRVQLLRVQAHLAAGERGRAAGLLRAGIEVPDLREGEISLDHLWAQACPETPLPARYDFRMHV; this is translated from the coding sequence GTGACCACGATCGAACAGGGTCGTCTCACGCTGCCGGTGTCGGCGGTCGGGCCGGAGAACCCGTTGCCGCCCTTGGCCGGGCTGCCCGACGGCCCCGGCGCGGTGGACCTCTCCGAGGTGCCGGCCGACCTGGCGGCGGCCGCGGCCTACGGGCACGTGCGCGGCATGCTGCCCTACCTGACCCAGGACTCCTACCGTCGCGCGCCCGAAGAGTCCACAGTGGACACTGTGGTGCTGGACAACGGATTGCTGCGCGCGAGTTTCGTGCCCGCGCTTGGCGGCAGGCTGTGGTCGCTGGTGGACCTGGCCGAGGACCGCGAGCTGCTGCACGTGCCCAGGCTGCTGCAACCGGCGAACCTGGCGCTGCGCAACGCCTGGTTCGCCGGTGGCGTGGAGTGGAACATCGGCACCAGGGGGCACAGCCCGTTCACCTGCGCGCCGCTGCACGCGGCCCAGGTGCGCGGTCCCGGCGGGGTGCCCGCGTTGCGGATGTGGGAGTTCGAGCGGCTGCGCGGGCTGGTGTTCCAGGTCGACGCCTGGCTGGCCGAGGGCTCGCCGGTGCTGCACGTCGGGGTGCGGGTGCACAACCCCCAGCCGCACGAGGTGCCGATGTACTGGTGGTCCAACACCGCGGTCACCGAGACCCCGCGCACCAGGGTGCTGGCCCCGTCCACCAGCGCCTTCCGCACGCACTACAGCGGCAAACTGTCCAGAGTGGACGTTCCGGTGCACGAGGGGCTGGAGACCACCTACCCGGCCGGGATCCCGGACGCCGCCGACTTCTTCCACGACCTGCCGGAGGACCTGGACGGCAGGCCGTGGATCGCCGCGCTGGACGAGCAGGGCTACGGCCTGGCGCAGGCATCCACCGGGCGGCTGCGCGGCCGGAAGCTGTTCTGCTGGGGCGGTTCGGTCGGCGGGCGGCACTGGCAGGAGTGGCTCGGCGGCCAGGACACCGAGCCCTACTGCGAGATCCAGGCCGGGCTCGCCCGCACCCAGTACGAGCACCTGCCGATGCCCGCCGGCGCGGACTGGACCTGGGTGGAGACCTACGGTCCACTGCGGACGGACCCGGCGCTGGTGCACGGCGACTGGACCGGTGCGGTGGCCGAGGTCGAGCGCGCGCTGGCCGGGACCAGCCCCGCGGACTGCCTGCGCGCCGCGCTGCACGAGTACACCGAGGTGACCGCGAAACTGCCGCCGGTGGCCGCGCTGCACACCGGAAGTGGCTGGGGCGCGCTGGAACGGCACCGCAGGGCCGAGGCGGGGGAGAGCCCGCTGCCACCGGAGGCCACGCCCTTCGCCGAGGGCACCCTCGGCCCGGAACAGGCCCCGTGGCTGGCGCTGCTGCGCACCGGCGAGCTGCCCGAGCCCGGTCCCGCCAGCCCGCCGATGTCCTATGTGGACGGACCGGACTGGGCGGCCAGGCTGGCCGCCGCGCCGGAGCACTGGGCCACCGCCTACCACCGCGGCGTGCTGGCACACGGCGCGGGCGCGCTGGACGAGGCCGCCGACCACTACCGCCGCTCCCTGGAGCTGAGCCCCTCGCCCTGGGCGGCGCGGGCGCTGGCCCTGGTCGCGGCCGAGCAGGGCGAGCTGACCACCGCCGCGGACCTGCTCCGGCAGGCCCTCGGCGGGGCGCCGCTGATCTGGCAGCTGGCGGTGGAGACGGTGTCCGCGCTGCTCAAGGCCGGTGACCCCGCCGCGGCGCTGACGGTGCTGGACGCGCTGGCGCCGGAAGTCGCCGGGCACGGCCGGGTGCAGCTGCTGCGGGTGCAGGCGCACCTGGCGGCCGGTGAGCGGGGCCGGGCGGCCGGGCTGCTGCGGGCGGGCATCGAGGTGCCGGACCTGCGCGAGGGCGAGATCAGCCTGGACCACCTGTGGGCCCAGGCCTGTCCGGAGACCCCGCTACCCGCGCGCTACGACTTCCGCATGCACGTCTGA
- the moaA gene encoding GTP 3',8-cyclase MoaA yields the protein MTGLGLLDSFGRVATDLRVSLIDKCNLRCTYCMPAEGLDWLAKPELLTGAEFVRLIGIAVHELGVTDVRFTGGEPLLRRDLPEIVAGVAALTPRPRIALTTNGIGLAKVADALAAAGLDRVNVSLDTLRAERFARITRRDRLPDVLAGLRAAQQAGLGPVKVNSVLLRGINEDEAAPLLRFCLAAGYQLRFIEQMPLDPQHGWDRSAMVTAEEILGLLRQDFELTPEPGERGSAPAERWLVNGGPDTVGVIGSVTRPFCADCARTRLTADGQVRSCLFAHTETDLRAALRGGAGDAELAELWRKAMWAKPAGHGIDRPEFAQPDRPMSAIGG from the coding sequence ATGACCGGGCTTGGGTTGCTGGACTCGTTTGGCCGAGTCGCGACAGACCTGCGAGTTTCCCTCATCGACAAGTGCAACCTGCGCTGCACCTACTGCATGCCCGCCGAGGGCCTGGACTGGCTGGCGAAGCCGGAGTTGTTGACCGGCGCGGAGTTCGTCCGGCTCATCGGCATCGCGGTGCATGAGCTCGGCGTCACCGATGTCCGGTTCACCGGCGGGGAACCGTTGCTGCGCCGGGACTTGCCGGAGATCGTGGCCGGGGTGGCCGCGTTGACGCCCCGGCCGCGGATCGCGCTGACCACCAACGGCATCGGACTCGCCAAGGTCGCGGACGCGCTCGCGGCGGCGGGGCTGGACCGGGTGAACGTCTCGCTGGACACCTTGCGGGCGGAGCGTTTCGCCCGGATCACCCGGCGGGACCGGCTGCCCGACGTGCTGGCCGGACTGCGCGCCGCCCAGCAGGCCGGGCTGGGCCCGGTGAAGGTGAACTCGGTGCTGCTGCGCGGGATCAACGAGGACGAGGCCGCGCCACTGCTGCGGTTCTGCCTGGCCGCCGGCTACCAGCTGCGCTTCATCGAGCAGATGCCGCTTGACCCGCAGCACGGCTGGGACCGGTCGGCGATGGTGACCGCCGAGGAGATCCTCGGCCTGTTGCGGCAGGACTTCGAGCTGACCCCGGAACCGGGGGAGCGAGGCTCGGCACCGGCGGAACGCTGGCTGGTCAACGGTGGACCGGACACCGTGGGCGTGATCGGCTCGGTGACCCGGCCGTTCTGCGCCGACTGCGCGCGCACCCGGCTCACCGCCGACGGCCAGGTCCGGTCCTGCCTGTTCGCGCACACCGAGACCGACCTGCGCGCCGCGCTGCGCGGCGGGGCCGGGGACGCCGAGCTGGCCGAGCTGTGGCGGAAAGCCATGTGGGCCAAGCCGGCCGGGCACGGCATCGACCGGCCGGAGTTCGCCCAGCCGGACCGGCCGATGAGCGCGATCGGCGGCTAG
- a CDS encoding discoidin domain-containing protein has protein sequence MSTPVRRCSAIVVLFSVLALLGVGVTPAAAEVVHPRQDWLRASTAGLFLHWGMRTAPGYTSCSAWENAITAGGWSPDYWITEAQKLHAHYLVLASFHSRLGYGKAWPSKVPGSCATKRDFVRELLDAAGKRDMKVIMYMTDDPQWHQEGRPSGSWLDSAAYSRYKGRNVDITTRDGFGEYSYDSIVEVAQRYPDLAGFWIDNDNAYWERNGLYERVRKERPHFLLSNNNEDTPIMDTISNEQKTGMSPDYDYPQAVYTAAPRLIEACFKLPSTGPWWYNGSDSAVDHQLTIGRYVTNLGSDVKALMAETAMVNGKFPAKQAAFNNFLKSYFDRIRESIHGVHGGGYGHGGLKPGFWNDGAHGVTTVAKDNPDRHYIHTLTRPSGSTLRLRDNGYRVLKVTNLRTGAPVKFSQANGSLTLTGVTDWDQYDTVFRVDTGGRTGVHPAGSVTVTASASATGHGPALLNDGNPGTYWDSDKTTPVSLRFDLGARKPVRYLALNQREDSVSYARSATEQSARIKDYRVYVSDDGANWGSPVASGQLPSHRGVSFVDIPQTTARHVRLEVVSTWAAASDGKRHKQLRIDEAWLGSAHVS, from the coding sequence ATGTCGACACCCGTCCGGCGATGTTCCGCCATCGTCGTCCTGTTCTCCGTGCTCGCCCTGCTCGGCGTCGGGGTGACCCCGGCCGCCGCCGAGGTGGTGCACCCGCGCCAGGACTGGCTGCGTGCCTCCACCGCCGGGCTGTTCCTGCACTGGGGCATGCGCACCGCGCCCGGCTACACCAGCTGTTCCGCCTGGGAGAACGCGATCACCGCCGGTGGCTGGAGCCCGGACTACTGGATCACCGAGGCACAGAAGCTGCACGCCCACTATCTGGTGCTGGCCTCCTTCCACAGCAGGCTGGGCTACGGCAAGGCCTGGCCGTCCAAGGTGCCCGGCAGCTGCGCCACCAAACGGGACTTCGTCCGCGAGCTGCTGGACGCGGCGGGCAAGCGGGACATGAAGGTCATCATGTACATGACCGACGATCCGCAGTGGCACCAGGAAGGCAGGCCCTCGGGCAGCTGGCTGGACTCGGCCGCCTACTCCCGCTACAAGGGCCGCAACGTGGACATCACCACCAGGGACGGCTTCGGCGAGTACAGCTACGACAGCATCGTCGAGGTGGCGCAACGGTATCCGGACCTGGCCGGGTTCTGGATCGACAACGACAACGCCTACTGGGAGCGCAACGGCCTCTACGAGCGGGTGCGCAAGGAACGGCCGCACTTCCTGCTCAGCAACAACAACGAGGACACGCCGATCATGGACACGATCAGCAACGAGCAGAAGACCGGCATGTCCCCGGACTACGACTACCCGCAGGCGGTCTACACCGCCGCGCCCCGGCTGATCGAGGCCTGTTTCAAACTGCCCTCCACCGGCCCCTGGTGGTACAACGGCTCCGACTCGGCAGTGGACCACCAGCTGACCATCGGCCGCTACGTGACCAACCTGGGCTCCGACGTCAAGGCGCTGATGGCCGAGACCGCCATGGTGAACGGGAAGTTCCCGGCCAAGCAGGCGGCGTTCAACAACTTCCTCAAGAGCTACTTCGACCGGATCCGCGAGTCCATCCACGGCGTGCACGGCGGCGGCTACGGCCACGGCGGGCTGAAGCCGGGGTTCTGGAACGACGGCGCGCACGGCGTCACCACGGTGGCCAAGGACAACCCGGACCGGCACTACATCCACACGCTCACCCGCCCCTCCGGCAGCACACTCCGCTTGCGGGACAACGGCTACCGGGTGCTCAAGGTGACCAACCTGCGCACCGGCGCGCCGGTGAAGTTCAGCCAGGCCAACGGTTCCCTCACCCTGACCGGCGTCACCGACTGGGACCAGTACGACACGGTCTTCCGGGTGGACACCGGCGGCCGCACCGGCGTGCACCCGGCGGGCTCGGTCACCGTGACCGCCTCCGCCTCGGCCACCGGCCACGGCCCCGCACTGCTCAACGACGGCAACCCCGGGACCTACTGGGACAGCGACAAGACCACCCCGGTGTCCCTGCGCTTCGACCTGGGCGCGCGCAAGCCGGTGCGCTACCTGGCGCTGAACCAGCGGGAGGACTCGGTCAGCTACGCCCGCTCGGCCACCGAGCAGTCCGCCCGGATCAAGGACTACCGGGTCTACGTCAGTGACGACGGCGCCAACTGGGGTTCCCCGGTGGCCTCCGGCCAGCTGCCCAGCCACCGCGGCGTGTCCTTTGTGGACATCCCGCAGACCACGGCCCGGCACGTCCGCCTGGAGGTGGTCAGCACCTGGGCCGCGGCCAGCGACGGCAAGCGGCACAAGCAGCTGCGGATCGACGAGGCCTGGCTCGGCTCGGCGCACGTGAGCTGA
- a CDS encoding alpha/beta hydrolase, with translation MGDTHDDGPLLVLLHGLGATGAVWDGLDELLPAHWPGDWMAPDLPGHGAAEHLPRYTFGGMAAAVADRLPTDRSVVLLGHSLGGVLALTLASGWFGVPVAAAIGLGVKVRWAPAELAKAAALAAKPAREFDTRAEAVDRHLKVSGLLGLVAEDSRAVRTGLVATNGGGLVATDYVHADGGWRLAFDQRAFAVGAPDLPGLLATAKCRTVLAAGEHDPMSPAEHLRALLDDPVILPGRGHNAHVEAPADLLPLLSDVHAEVVARG, from the coding sequence ATGGGAGACACGCACGACGACGGCCCGCTGCTGGTGCTGCTGCACGGCCTCGGCGCGACCGGCGCGGTATGGGACGGCCTGGACGAGCTGCTGCCCGCGCACTGGCCAGGCGACTGGATGGCCCCTGACCTGCCAGGACACGGCGCCGCCGAGCACCTGCCCCGCTACACCTTCGGCGGCATGGCCGCCGCGGTCGCCGACCGGCTCCCGACCGACCGGTCGGTAGTCCTGCTCGGCCACTCCCTCGGCGGGGTGCTGGCGCTGACCCTGGCCTCGGGCTGGTTCGGCGTGCCGGTGGCCGCCGCGATCGGGCTGGGCGTCAAGGTGCGCTGGGCGCCGGCGGAGCTGGCCAAGGCGGCCGCGCTGGCCGCGAAACCGGCCAGGGAGTTCGACACCCGCGCCGAGGCCGTGGACCGGCACCTGAAGGTCTCCGGCCTGCTCGGCCTGGTCGCCGAGGACTCCCGCGCGGTGCGCACCGGCCTGGTGGCCACCAACGGCGGCGGCCTGGTCGCCACCGACTACGTGCACGCCGACGGCGGCTGGCGGCTGGCCTTCGACCAGCGGGCCTTCGCCGTGGGCGCGCCGGACCTGCCCGGCCTGCTGGCCACCGCGAAGTGCCGCACGGTCCTGGCCGCGGGCGAGCACGACCCGATGAGCCCGGCCGAGCACCTCAGGGCGCTCCTCGACGATCCGGTGATCCTGCCGGGCCGGGGCCACAACGCGCACGTGGAGGCCCCGGCCGACCTGCTGCCGCTGTTGTCAGACGTGCATGCGGAAGTCGTAGCGCGCGGGTAG
- the fdhD gene encoding formate dehydrogenase accessory sulfurtransferase FdhD: MGRRIARRMITRLRADTRTRRLDDLVVEEPLEIRLNGAPLSITMRTPGHDFELAAGFLVSEGVVGAAGDLAGIAYCPGARTEGGNTYNVLDVTLAAHVPVSEFSLARNVYTTSSCGVCGKASLDAVRTVARWSIREDPIRLDPSVLRALPDRLRESQLLFERTGGLHAAALCTVDGELLAVREDVGRHNAVDKLLGWALLQDRLPLRETILLVSGRASFELAQKAVMGGIPALVAVSAPSSLAVELAEETGLTVIGFLRGTSMNVYTGAERLLEPVG, encoded by the coding sequence ATGGGCCGCCGCATCGCCCGCCGCATGATCACCCGCCTGCGCGCGGACACCCGCACCCGCCGCCTGGACGACCTGGTGGTGGAGGAGCCGCTGGAGATCCGCCTCAACGGCGCGCCGCTGTCGATCACCATGCGCACGCCCGGCCACGACTTCGAGCTGGCCGCGGGTTTCCTGGTCAGCGAGGGCGTGGTCGGCGCGGCCGGTGACCTCGCGGGCATCGCCTACTGTCCCGGCGCGAGGACCGAGGGCGGCAACACCTACAACGTCCTGGACGTCACCCTGGCCGCGCACGTCCCGGTCAGCGAGTTCTCCTTGGCGCGCAACGTCTACACCACCTCCTCCTGCGGGGTGTGCGGCAAGGCCAGCCTGGACGCGGTGCGCACGGTGGCCCGCTGGAGCATCCGCGAGGACCCGATCCGGCTCGACCCCTCGGTGCTGCGCGCCCTGCCCGACCGGCTGCGCGAGTCCCAGCTGCTGTTCGAGCGCACCGGCGGCCTGCACGCGGCCGCACTGTGCACAGTGGACGGTGAGCTGCTGGCGGTGCGGGAGGACGTGGGTCGCCACAACGCGGTGGACAAGCTGCTGGGCTGGGCGCTGTTGCAGGACCGGCTGCCGCTGCGCGAGACCATCCTGCTGGTCTCCGGCCGGGCCAGCTTCGAGCTGGCGCAGAAGGCGGTGATGGGCGGCATTCCCGCCCTGGTCGCGGTGTCCGCCCCGTCCTCGCTCGCGGTCGAGCTGGCCGAGGAGACCGGCCTGACCGTGATCGGCTTCCTGCGCGGCACGTCGATGAACGTCTACACCGGAGCCGAACGACTGTTGGAACCGGTGGGCTAG
- a CDS encoding NAD(P)H-dependent oxidoreductase subunit E, with amino-acid sequence MLDPSSSGRSDGGPTANPHDALLPALHSLNDRVGWISEAALDYLSRRLTLSAAEVFGVATSCALFSLRPRPRRVLHVCAGPACRATGSTPLCRTLERRLGPAGRPAGGVLWQPSPCLGLCERAPAALVFEAGDPPRTAVTAPSTVDSTISTALDLRHARPEPPAEAAVPQAGAEHLVLLRRIGQVDPASLSDYLSTGGYTALHHALRMGPAEIIRLVLASGLPSRDGAGVPVARSWEVLAGQRNRPHYLVCDADESHPGSFADRVLLEGDPFAVVEAMTIAGIATGSRHGYLHLRGEYPRARRVVTEAVAQAREKGLLGRDILGSGRSFDLEVRRGGGTYPGRRGEPRGTPPFPAEPVLLGRPTVVHSVETLVAVPPVLTGVPVANRLYCVSGIVRRPGVYELPRGSTLHRLLAAAGGVRTGRTLRAALVNGALSRPAALDRQLPAAGPGSVVLLDEEREH; translated from the coding sequence GTGCTGGACCCGTCGTCCTCCGGTCGGAGTGACGGCGGGCCCACCGCCAACCCGCACGACGCGCTGTTACCGGCCCTGCACTCGCTCAACGACCGGGTGGGCTGGATCAGCGAGGCGGCACTGGACTACCTGTCCCGCCGCCTGACCCTCTCCGCAGCCGAGGTCTTCGGCGTGGCCACCTCGTGCGCCCTGTTCTCGCTGCGGCCCCGGCCGCGCCGGGTGCTGCACGTCTGCGCCGGACCCGCGTGCCGCGCAACGGGTTCCACTCCCCTGTGCCGGACCCTGGAACGTCGCCTGGGTCCGGCCGGCCGCCCGGCGGGCGGGGTGCTCTGGCAGCCTTCGCCCTGCCTGGGCCTGTGCGAGCGCGCACCGGCCGCCCTGGTCTTCGAGGCCGGTGACCCGCCGCGCACCGCGGTCACCGCGCCGTCCACTGTGGACTCCACCATCAGCACCGCGCTGGACCTGCGGCACGCCCGGCCGGAACCCCCGGCCGAGGCCGCCGTGCCGCAGGCGGGCGCGGAGCACCTGGTGCTGCTGCGCCGGATCGGCCAGGTCGACCCGGCCAGTCTGTCCGACTACCTCAGCACCGGCGGCTACACCGCGCTGCACCACGCGCTGAGGATGGGCCCGGCCGAGATCATCCGGCTGGTGCTGGCCTCCGGCCTGCCCAGCAGGGACGGAGCCGGGGTGCCGGTGGCCAGGAGCTGGGAAGTCCTTGCCGGGCAACGGAACCGGCCGCACTACCTGGTGTGCGACGCGGACGAGAGCCATCCCGGCTCCTTCGCCGACCGGGTGCTGCTGGAGGGCGACCCGTTCGCGGTGGTGGAGGCGATGACCATCGCGGGCATCGCCACCGGCAGCCGCCACGGCTACCTGCACCTGCGCGGGGAGTACCCGCGCGCCCGCCGCGTGGTCACCGAGGCGGTGGCCCAGGCCAGGGAGAAGGGCCTGCTGGGCCGCGACATCCTGGGCTCAGGCCGCAGCTTCGACCTGGAGGTGCGGCGCGGCGGCGGCACCTATCCCGGCCGCCGTGGCGAGCCGAGGGGCACCCCGCCGTTCCCGGCCGAGCCGGTGCTACTGGGCAGACCGACCGTGGTGCACTCGGTGGAGACCCTGGTCGCGGTGCCCCCGGTGCTCACCGGTGTGCCGGTGGCCAACCGGCTGTACTGCGTCTCCGGCATCGTCCGCAGGCCGGGGGTGTACGAGCTGCCGCGCGGCAGCACCCTGCACCGGCTTCTCGCCGCGGCCGGTGGCGTGCGCACCGGCCGCACCCTGCGCGCCGCACTGGTCAACGGCGCGCTCAGCCGCCCGGCCGCGCTGGACCGGCAGCTGCCCGCCGCCGGTCCCGGTTCGGTGGTGCTGCTGGACGAGGAGAGGGAGCACTGA
- the arfB gene encoding alternative ribosome rescue aminoacyl-tRNA hydrolase ArfB, which translates to MAEDLRVNAALVIPGAELSERFSRSSGPGGQGVNTADSRVELSFDVVESRALPEHLRRRALARLAARLVDGVVTIAASEYRTQLANRKAARERLASLLRDAVLPPAPPRRATKPSRGARERRLSAKHQRGALKRDRRATGD; encoded by the coding sequence ATGGCCGAGGACCTGCGGGTTAACGCCGCGCTGGTGATCCCCGGCGCGGAGCTGAGTGAACGGTTCTCCAGGTCCTCCGGGCCTGGCGGACAGGGCGTCAACACCGCCGACAGCCGGGTGGAGCTGTCCTTCGACGTGGTGGAGTCGCGGGCGCTGCCCGAGCACCTCCGGCGGCGCGCGCTGGCCCGGCTGGCCGCGCGGCTGGTGGACGGCGTGGTCACCATCGCGGCCTCGGAGTACCGGACCCAGCTGGCCAACCGCAAGGCGGCCAGGGAACGGCTGGCCAGCCTGCTGCGGGACGCGGTGCTGCCGCCCGCCCCGCCGCGCCGGGCCACCAAGCCCAGCCGGGGAGCCAGGGAACGGCGGCTGAGCGCCAAGCACCAGCGCGGGGCGTTGAAGCGGGACCGGCGCGCGACGGGGGACTGA
- a CDS encoding cytochrome P450 — MIFNPDTYLTGVPHAELAELRARSAVVWVPEPAVDRWPAGPGFWAVLRHAEVKQVLRDPRVFSSQLGATQIRDPATPADLAYVRRMMLNLDPPEHARLRTLLAKAFTPRTIARLEHRIQGWAHELVAAVAGRGECDFAKEVAADLPLLTLAEVFGVPREDRWLMFDWSNRAIGYQDPEYAVSARVDGSGSSPMAREALALRPVPDEHGRVPDPRTRAGMPDLYAYARALGEHKRRNPGEDVMSNLMRHGDSVSIEEFENLFWLFSVAGNETLRNGIPGGLIALMSNVDEYRRVLADRSLLPGLVEEMLRWWTPVMHFRRTATVDTRLGGVDIAAGEKVVVWFSSANRDERVFAEPDRFDPARQPNDQLSFGHGPHFCLGAHLARVQLRAMFTAVFDQLGEVELAGEPVRLRSNFQNGVKRLPIRWG, encoded by the coding sequence GTGATCTTCAACCCGGACACCTACCTGACCGGGGTGCCGCACGCCGAGCTGGCTGAGCTGCGGGCACGGTCGGCGGTGGTGTGGGTGCCCGAGCCCGCGGTGGACCGCTGGCCAGCCGGGCCGGGGTTCTGGGCGGTGCTGCGGCACGCCGAGGTCAAACAGGTGCTGCGCGATCCCAGGGTGTTCTCCTCCCAGCTGGGCGCCACTCAGATCCGGGACCCGGCCACGCCCGCGGACCTGGCCTACGTGCGGCGGATGATGCTCAACCTGGACCCGCCGGAGCACGCCCGGCTGCGCACCCTGCTGGCCAAGGCGTTCACGCCGAGGACCATCGCCCGGCTGGAGCACCGCATCCAGGGCTGGGCGCACGAGCTGGTCGCGGCGGTGGCCGGGCGGGGGGAGTGCGACTTCGCCAAGGAGGTGGCCGCCGACCTGCCGCTGCTCACCCTGGCCGAGGTCTTCGGCGTGCCGAGGGAGGACCGCTGGCTGATGTTCGACTGGAGCAACCGCGCCATCGGCTACCAGGACCCCGAGTACGCGGTCAGCGCCCGGGTCGACGGCAGCGGCTCCAGCCCGATGGCCCGGGAAGCCCTGGCGCTGCGGCCGGTGCCCGATGAGCACGGCCGGGTGCCGGACCCGCGCACCCGCGCCGGGATGCCGGACCTGTACGCCTACGCGCGGGCCCTCGGCGAGCACAAGCGGCGCAACCCGGGCGAGGACGTGATGAGCAACCTGATGCGGCACGGCGACTCGGTGAGCATCGAGGAGTTCGAGAACCTGTTCTGGCTGTTCTCGGTGGCGGGCAACGAGACCCTGCGCAACGGCATCCCGGGCGGCCTCATCGCGCTCATGTCCAATGTGGACGAATACCGCCGGGTGCTGGCGGACCGGTCACTGCTGCCGGGGCTGGTGGAGGAGATGCTGCGCTGGTGGACGCCGGTGATGCACTTCCGCCGAACGGCCACTGTGGACACCCGGTTGGGCGGAGTGGACATCGCGGCGGGGGAGAAGGTGGTGGTGTGGTTCAGCTCGGCGAACCGGGACGAGCGGGTCTTCGCCGAGCCGGACCGGTTCGACCCTGCCCGGCAGCCGAACGACCAGCTGAGCTTCGGGCACGGGCCGCACTTCTGCCTGGGCGCGCACCTGGCGCGGGTGCAGCTGCGGGCGATGTTCACCGCGGTGTTCGACCAGCTGGGCGAGGTCGAGCTGGCGGGCGAGCCGGTGCGGCTGCGCTCGAACTTCCAGAACGGCGTGAAGCGGCTGCCGATCCGGTGGGGCTAG